DNA from Sorangium aterium:
GGGGGCGCGCAGCAAGAGGTGCTGAGGCGCCTGGCGAAGAAGCAGTCGGCCATCGATCTGGTGCGCGAAGAGGGGAACTCCCTGCTCACCCGGGTCGGCGCCGAGGACCGCGTCAAGATCCAGCAGCACCTCGACGCGATGCGCGACGTCGAGCGCGCGCTCCAGGCCGGCAACGGCGCGGCCGCGTGCGTGAAGACCCCGCTCGGCGAGCGGCTCAACCCGTACGCCGACGAGAACCACGCGATCATGGGCGAGCTGTTCTTCAAGATCAGCGCCCTCGCGTTCGCCTGCGATCTGACGCGCGTGGTGCATTTCAACTGGAGCGGCAACACCAGCAACCGCGTCTACTCGAACCTGGGCCTCAGCGACGGGCACCACGACATCTCGCACAACAGCGATGACGACTCGTTCGCCAAGGTGCGCAAGATCCACAGGCACCTCTGGGAGCAGAACACGAAGCTCTACGAGATCTTGAAGAACACGAGCGACGGCGACGGCACGCTCTGGGATCATACGCTCGTCGTGCACTGGAACGAGCTCGGGCAGGGCGACAGCCACAGCATCGAGGACAGCCTGGTCGTGTTCGCCGGCAAGGCTCACGACTACTTCCGGCGCGGGCGGCTGGTGGATTTCCGCGGCGATCGCTCCTTCGCCGACATGCTCGTGAGCTGCTTCCACTACATGGGCTTCGAAGACGTCAAGAGCTTCGGCGAGGGCGTCTTGAACACCGGGGGCGCCCTGCCGCTCACGTGAGCAGGCGCCGCCTCCCGCCGGCGGCGCGGAACGCAGCGCATGCGGCGCCCCGCCTGCGGGCGCGCTCCGTAGGCTTTTCCAGGTGAGCGCTCCTCCCGCGGGTGCTTCACTGGGCGGCATGTCGATCATCCAGCCTTGTTTCGATCGGTCGGTCGTCGTCCGTGGCGCCGACGCTGAGATCGTCGGCTCTCCCGCCGCGCGGATCCAGCTCCTCGCGGACAGCAGCGCGACGGGCGGAGCCCTCTCCACCGTGCGCGTGACGCTCGCGAAGGACGCGGACGGCGCGCGGCCCCATCGCCACGACGGCTCGGCCGAGATGTTCTACGTGCTCGACGGCGCCGTGCAGGTCCTCTCGGGGAGCGACGTCGTGACGGCCGAGAAGGGCGATCTCCTCGTGGTCCCTCCGCGCGTCGCCCACGCGTTCGCCGCCGCGCGCGGCAAGGGCGCGGAGCTCCTGGTCGTCATCACCCCAGGGGTCGAGCGCTTCGACTACTTCCGCAAGCTGACGCGCATCGCCCGCGGCGAGGAGCCGCCCGAGACCTTGCGCGACGTGCAGGAGCTCTACGATACGTACTTCCTGAGCAGCCCCGAATGGGAGGCGGCGCGCCGGTGAACGCGCTTCGAGGTCGCGCGCGGTGGGGCGCCGCTCGCGGACCGCGTCGCGTCGATGTATCCTGGATGGAGCATGCCCTTCACCTTCCTGTGCATCGATCACGTGCAGCTGGCCATGCCGCCCGGGCAGGAGCCGCGCGCCGTGGCGTTCTACCGGGACGTGCTCGGGATGGAGCAGGTCCCCAAGCCCGAGCCGCTCGCGTCCCGCGGCGGCGCCTGGTTCCGCGCGGCCGGCGTGACGGTGCACCTCGGCGTCGAGCGCGACTTCCAGCCGGCGCGCAAGGCGCACCCCGGCTTCGCCGTGAGGGGCATCGACGAGATCGCCGCCGCGCTCCTGGCCGCGGGCCACGCCGTCCGCTGGAGCGACGAGCTGCCCGGCGTGCGGCGGTTCCACACCGACGATCCGTTCGGGAACCGCATCGAGATCATCGACGCTGACGCGGGCTGAGCAGTACTCCACGTCGCCACCAGCGCATCGACCTACGCCGCGACCTGCTCCCGCGCGCCCAGCGCCTGACCCCTGAATCACGTCGTTCGCCTTAACACGACTTAACGGTCGGTGGCCTCGGCTCGCGCTATTCAGGGCCGCGGGGGAAAACATCGCTCTCAGGAGAATCCTTATGATCGAGAAGAACACTCTGTCGATGCATGCCAATTCTCTCCGTCCGTCACGCGCTGTCCTGCCGCGGATTGGCGCGGCGCTGTTGCTCCTCGGAGCCCTCGGCGCCGCCGCATGCACCGCCGGTGCCGGCGCGGACGACGAGGAGAGCCTCGGCGTGGCGAGCCAGCGCGGAACTTACGATCTGACGAGCAGCTACACGGGCACCGTCGGTGACACCCGTGGCTGGCTCATCGAGTGGCAGGTCCCTCAGCTCCTCAACGCGTCCACGGCCTGGACCGCGGTTGGCCAGTGGTACTACAATCTAGAGTCTGGCATCTACCACAGCCCGGACGGGTGGTTCGTCTACTACTTCGGAGATGACAACGGCGTCACGGGGAATCATTCGAGCTGCAACACCCAGTGGGGCTCGGGTGGCACCTGCGGCGGCTCGCTCGGCAACCTGCAGCCCGGGCAGCAGGTCGTCTTCAAGTACGAGTGGTGCACGCCCGAGCGCGTCGCGAGCGTGACCGGCGCCCAGCTCTGCCTCTATGTCGACATGAAGAACGGCGCCGGCTGGCAGTTCCTCGCCCAGGACGCGCGCACCACCGTCGAGATGTATGCGCACGACATCGAGCATTTCGCCGACGTGGGCCCGCAGTATCCCCAGCCGCAGGTCTCCTGCCAGGCGCCCATCAAGATGCTTCGCCAGCAGGTGAAGACGACGGCGGGCGCCTGGCAGAACATGTCGGGCGCGAGCACCTGGTCGTTCCACGACGCCGCTCCTTACGTCTACCAGAACAAGAACCTCAGCGCGTCGCCGTCGACCTGGGAGGCCTGCACGTCGACCGTGCCCACGAGCAACTGCAGCGGCGTGCCCGCGTGGGCGTCGGCGCAGGTGTATACGCCCTCCACGCAGGTCACCAACGGCGGCCACCTCTGGTCGGCGACCCAGCAGATCTGGTGGTCGCACCCGGATTGCCCGCCCAGCAACCCGACGTCTTGGTGCCCGGCCGAGTGGGCCGACCTCGGGCCCTGTAACTGATCGCGGAGCCCGCGCCCCACGAGGCGGGCTGGAGGCAACCCTCCTTTCGGCGTAGGATGCGCAGGGCAGATGCGCATCCTCCTCGTGGGGCTCTTGCTCCTCGTGCTGGCGACCGGGCTCGCCATCCTTCACCGCCGGCGGAAGCGGCGCTCACGCGCGCGCCCGCGCGGCGATAGCACCGTGGTCATGTACACGGCGAGCTTCGAAGCCGTCCGGCGCGGGCAGCGGGTCTTGCTCCCGGAGCATGTCGTGCTCGCTGCGCTCTGCGATCGCCGGGTGGCAATGCTGGTCGCATCGGCCGGCGCGAGCGCCGCGTCCCTGCGGCGCGAGCTGACTCAACACCTCGCGGGGCCGCGCGAGGCACCCACGGACCTCGCCACGCTCGAGTTATCGCCGGCCGCGAATGCCATCGTGGATCGCGCCTGGTCGAGGTCGGTGTCGTGGCGGGGCCCGTCGCCGATCGATCTGGTGGTCGTGGCGCAGTCGGCGGGGGAGCGCTGCTTCGCCGCCGCGCTGCTCACGAGGGCGTGTCCCGACCTCGACCAGGCGAGCCGGGAGCCGCCCCGTGCCCCGGAGCGCAGCAACCATGCAGGCGAGCTGGTCGAGATCGTGCTCTGGAACGACGACGTGACCAGGATGGAAGCCGTGGAGCGCTTGCTCGTCGACTGCTTCGGAATGGACGAGGTCGAGGCGACGCACTTCATGCTGACCGTGCACCTCGCGGGCTCCGCCGCAGCGGGCCCGTATCCGCCGGACGTCGCCGCCGGGCTCCTGGCGCGCGCGACGCAGGTCGCACGCGAGCGCGGCATGCCGATCCGGATCACGCTCGGCCCGGCGGCAGAGGAGATGGGCTTCACCTGGGCGACCGAGCCCGCCCGGGCGGAGGAGGCGCGCGGCGGCGAGCTGCGCGCGCCGCAATCCTCCTGAGACGACGGCCGGCGCCGCCAGAGCCCGATCCAGCACGACGGCCCCGCGGTGAGCTCGATGAGCTCGTCGTTCAGCCGGCAGTTCGGGGCGGCTCATGGTGTTGTCGCGGGAGGCGGCGTGCGCCGGGTTGCCTGCGTCAGGGCGTCAGGGCGAAGCAGTAGATGCCGCCGTAGCCGCCGCCGCCGCCGACGGTGTTCGAGCCCTGCTGGGGGCCTCCTATGTCCACGATGGTGACCCCCGGCGCGCACCCCGGTGCATTGTGAGACGTTATCCAGTGGGACCCGCTCCCGCCCCCGCCCGGGCCGCCGCCGCCGCCCCGCGGCCACGAGTGTCCAAGCTGCGGTCCACCCTCGGCCCTGTCTCCCGTCTTCGCCGTCCAGTCCTTGCACGTCGCCGTGGCGCCCTGGAGCTGCCCCTGGGCGTTGGAGCCCGTCAGGGTGTCGTGGTTGTCGACCGCGGGTTGGTTCGGATCGGGCTGGTGGTTGGGGACGCCGTCCTCGTTCGGCAGATCGTTCATGATCGCCGCGTCGGCCCCGCTGGGACGCGTGTTGAGCAGCTCCTCCTTTTCGTTCGCGACCAGCCGGCCCAGCCGGTCGTACCAGGGCCCCTCGCCGATCCGGTCGATTGCGTTGACCTGATTCCCGTCCTCGCCTGCCGTGGCGCTCAGGAACGCGCGCCACGTCTTGCCCCCTGCGCCCGGGAGGCTCTTCTCGGCGATCGTCGCGCAGATCTTGTCCGCGCCGCGGAGACCGGCGCCCGGCCCCGTCTCCCCGAAGCGGAGGTCGCCCCCGAAGCCATCCTGGGAGCCCGACAGCTCCCGCATGGCGGCGAGGCTGGTCACGAAGAAGCTGAATCTCTCGGTCGTCCCGCCGCTCGCGGTGGATGAGGTGGTATCGCCGCTCGAGGTGGACGAGGTGGTATCGCCGCTCGCGGTGGATGAGGTGGTGTCGCCGCTCGAGGTGGACGAGGTGGTGTCGCCGCCGGAGGTGGATGAGGTGGTGCCGCCGCCGGAGGTGGACGAGGTGGTGCCGCCGCCGGAGGTGGATGAGGTGGTGCCGCCGCCGGAGGTGGTCGAGCCGTCGCTCGAGGTGTCCGCATCCGAGCCTGAACCGGAGCAGCCGACCACGTGCGAGAAGAGCGCGAGGGTCAGAGGCAGCAGCAAGTGGCGATAAGTGCGTGTCATGGTCTCCGTTTCCTTTCTCGTGTTAAGCAGGAGGGCAGCCGCGCCGCGGGGCGGCGAGGCTCACTGGCATGGGAGGGCGCGCGGCAGGTCCTGCCCTCGGGGCGCTGCGAGCTGTCGCAGGAGGTGAGCCCCGCGATCACCACCGGTCGTTCGAGCGGGGCCGAGATGACCCGATCGACCCGGCCGTGCGCGATCGCCATGGAGCCCACCGCCTTGCGCCCTCCGAGCCCGACGTGTCGTTGCTGCCAGCCGCACCCCCGAGGTCGAGCAGGCGAGAGACATGGGGATCACGGTCCAGCCGAGGGCGCCGGTGCCCCATCCGCCTGGCGGTGGGAATTTCTCAATTCGGCAAACTTTTTGCAACACCCAGATGACTATGTGTCAGCGCCGCGGGATGGGAGGTCAATCTTTTTCGCGGGCTCTTGGATGGGATGTTCCGCCCAGAAGGTCGCGCTCTGTTGCGCGTGACGCCTTCTCCGCCACGAGCTCGCTCGCCGTCGGTCGGGCAGCATGGAGCTCCGAACGGACCCCGCGCGCGGCGCGTGCTCCCGCCCTCCAGAGCCGCTTTCCGTCATGCAACGCGGTCGTCCCGATTCGCGCCATCTGGTAAATTTGGAGTCGAGATCGATTCTTGGCCCCCTTTTGAACTTACGGAGGTTCCATGTCTTTGGGTTCCCGCGCATTCCCGCCCACGCTTGCCGCCCTCGGTGTCGCCGCCCTCGTCTCGCTGCCCGGCCAGGCGCGCGCCGACGATTCTTTTGCCATGTCGATCGGGGTCTCCGTGTCGGTCTCCTTCGGCCAGAAGCTCGCCTTCGGTCTTGGCGGCGACCTCCGCGCGACGTTCCTGATGGAGGGCAGCATGGCCGGAGTGTTCGATTCGGGTCGCATGGGATTCGGTCCGTTCGTGCAGGCGACATGGCTCGACTTCTCTGCCGGCCGCTTCGCGATAGGCAGCCATGGCGGCGGCGATACCTCGGGCAACTCCGACCAGGCCGTCGCCTGCAGCATCGACGGTGAGCTCGGCTGGACGTACCGCACCCGCATCAGCGACGAGTTCCCGGCGCAGCACGGCCTCCACATCGGCGCGATGGCCAGCCTGTTCGAGCCTGTGGTCGTCGATTTTTCGGCGCGCGCGGTCATTCCGCTGTCGGGCGAGCTGTTCGTCCCCGAGGGGATGTTTGGCATGGGTGTCCGCGCCAATCGGCCTTTCGGAGAGCGGTCCCATGTCATCGACGGCCGGCCGCTGCGCACGGCGGATGGGGTCGTGCTCCCGCCGGTGCTCGGGCTGGGCCCCGCTGCATCGCGCCCCGCGCGGCTCGATCGCGCGACCCGGGCGGCGCTCGCGGGGGCGTGGCTGGACAGCGCGCGGGCCGAGTGCGGCTCCATCCCGGCGTTCCTCGCCCTCGCGCGGGACCTCATGGCGGTGGGCGCGCCCGCGTCGCTCGTGTCGCGGGCGCTCGGCGCGCTCGGCGATGAGGTCCGCCACACGGCGCGGTGCAGCGCGATCGCGAGCGCGCTCGCGGGGTGGCGCCTCAGGCCAGCGCTGCTCCCGCCTCCGGCGGCGCGCGACGCCGACCGCCAGGCGGCGCTCGTGCGGATGGCGCTCGAGGCGTGGCACGACGGCTGTCTTGGCGAGGGCACGGCGGCGGCCCGGGCGCGCCGGTCGCTCGCGGGGGCGAAGGACGCAGGCGTGCGCGCGGCGCTCGGCGAGATCGCGCGCGACGAGGCGCTGCACGCCGAGCTCGGGTGGCGCGTGCTCGCCTACTGCCTGGCCGAGGGCGGGCGCGAGGTGCGCGAGGCGGTCGGCGACGCGATGACGGGGCCGGCGCCGGCCCCGCCGGCGGACGACGCCGAGGTCGAGGGCGAGCGGAAGGAGGTGCAGGCCTTCGGCCGGCTCCCGCGCGCGGAGGCCGACGCCGCCTGGGACGAGACGTGGGCGGCGGCGCGGCGCGACGGGGAACGGATGCTCGTCGCCGCGTGAGCGGCCGCGGCGAGCGCGCCTGACGGCGAGCGCGCCTGAGGGAGAACCGCATCGGGCGGAATTTTCCGCTTGCGCTGCTTGTGCACGCTTTCGTCTACTGGGACGATGCGCACGTGGACTCATCGCTCTTCAGTGCTGGTGATAACGATCCTTGCGACCTTGCCGGGATGTGGAGATGACGTAGAGCCGTTCGAGGGCGTGGTACTCGGCCTGACCGATCGGTACGTCACCGAGGGCGGCGAGATCACCGTGAGCCGGGACATGTCGGAGTACGAGTCCGTCGAGGCCCAGGTGGTCGCCGCGGACGGCGCGGCGCAGGTCTTCCCGGGCGCGCTGTCGGCCGACGGCTCGCGCTGGGAGATCCCGGCGGTGCCCGAGGGCGAGTACTGGATCGTGACGACCACCGCGCCGGACGAGCGCGCGACGAACGCGCCGAAGAGCCGCGCGATGCTGCAGGCGACGGCGCGCGGCCGACCTCCGGATATCGCGGTTCATCGCGCAGGTGACGGCGAACGCGCCGGTCGCCCTCTCGAGCACGGTCACCTCGATGGTGATGTACCAGGAGCCCGGCACCGGCGTGCCCCTCTATGGAAGCACCCCCACGTTGCTCCAGGCGCAGGTCACGAGCGGCCAGGAGCCGGTCGACCCGACCTGCTTCTCGACGGACGACACGTGCGAGGCTGAGCTTTGCCCGGATGGGTGCAACGATGCGTTGACGACGTTCCACCCCGGCGACCACGCGGCGACGTACCGGTATGGCAACCCGTACGCCGAGAGAGGCATGGAGCTGCTCGACGTGAGGGTGACGTTCCGCACGCGGGTGATGCATCCCGTCGATGAGGTCCAGGAGAGCCTGCGCGGCTTCATTGCGGTCGTCACGAGCGCCGAGGACGCGAACGGCGCGGCGGTGGAGGCGCTGCTCGGCTTGCCGCGGGACCCGCGGATCGACGGCGTGAGCCTGCCGGTGGACAAGGTGACCGAGGGCGCCGGCGCGACACCGACCATCACCTTCGAGCCGCCGGACCTGGGCGAGCCGGACGGGTATCGCGTCGTCGTCTTCCTGTATGATGACATCAAGGACGCGGACGGTGCGGTGTTGAGCCAGCGCACGAGCGTGCTCAGCGTCGATACCACGGCGACCACGGTCAAGGTGCCGGAGGGCGTGCTCGAGAGCGGGCGGTACTACAGCGTGCAGATCACCGCGTACCTGGGCGAGCACACGCGACAGGCGCCCTTCAAGTACCGAGGAGCGACGCTGGCCCAGGCTCAGACGTACACGGGCATGTTCACGCCCTGAGGGCGCGCGCTCGCTGGCGCGCACCAGGCCCAGGCACCGGCGGTCGGGCCCGGGTTGGAGCCACTCCTTCCCGACGCCCTGCGGGCTGGCGCAGCAGCCAGCCAGCCCTTGCGGGCACGGCCACGCCGAGAAGGGCGCAGATCGTCCCCTGGGGGCGAAACTTGCATCCCGCATGGCCTCGATGGATCGGAATCGACGTCACGCGAACGCGAGCGAGCTGAACAACCTGGTTCGGCGCAATATAGAGACCCTGCTCGCCGTACGAGAGAAGATGGAACGTGGAAAGACCCATCGAGAGATGGTGGCAGACGCGATCACCCGCTTCGCGGGGAGCATGCCTTTCGTCTATATCCACGCTCTCCTGTTCGGGGGCTGGATCCTGTTGAACCTGGGCATCGTCCCCTGGATCCAGCCCTTCGACCCATTCCCGTTCGTGATGCTGGCGATGATCGCATCGGTCGAGGCGATCTTCCTGTCGACCTTCGTGCTCATCAGCCAGAACCGGATGCAGGCGCTCGCGGACAAACGGGCTGATCTGGACCTCCAGATCAACCTCCTCGCCGAGCACGAGGTCACGCGCTTGATCGGCCTCGTGGACGACATCGCTCGTCATCTCGGTGTCACCAGCGGACAGGACGCAAAC
Protein-coding regions in this window:
- a CDS encoding DUF1003 domain-containing protein; its protein translation is MASMDRNRRHANASELNNLVRRNIETLLAVREKMERGKTHREMVADAITRFAGSMPFVYIHALLFGGWILLNLGIVPWIQPFDPFPFVMLAMIASVEAIFLSTFVLISQNRMQALADKRADLDLQINLLAEHEVTRLIGLVDDIARHLGVTSGQDANLDELKRDVRPEEVIEEIERAARDRPGT
- a CDS encoding VOC family protein, producing the protein MPFTFLCIDHVQLAMPPGQEPRAVAFYRDVLGMEQVPKPEPLASRGGAWFRAAGVTVHLGVERDFQPARKAHPGFAVRGIDEIAAALLAAGHAVRWSDELPGVRRFHTDDPFGNRIEIIDADAG
- a CDS encoding DUF1552 domain-containing protein, with translation MRSSRARAQTTPSPRRIMFVFQANGDETERRFDARGETSFQLGEFLAPLEPYREDLLFLNNLHKHFYDLPESERADNHQQGGSSLAPWKSGTGSFPIGGTESTIGYVEGPSADYAIGGRVLEANESIAHRHLVYRVGDKWNDIWNTHSHAGPAGEQNPIPPETDPYEAYARIFASMPDDGGAQQEVLRRLAKKQSAIDLVREEGNSLLTRVGAEDRVKIQQHLDAMRDVERALQAGNGAAACVKTPLGERLNPYADENHAIMGELFFKISALAFACDLTRVVHFNWSGNTSNRVYSNLGLSDGHHDISHNSDDDSFAKVRKIHRHLWEQNTKLYEILKNTSDGDGTLWDHTLVVHWNELGQGDSHSIEDSLVVFAGKAHDYFRRGRLVDFRGDRSFADMLVSCFHYMGFEDVKSFGEGVLNTGGALPLT
- a CDS encoding ATP-dependent Clp protease adaptor ClpS yields the protein MRILLVGLLLLVLATGLAILHRRRKRRSRARPRGDSTVVMYTASFEAVRRGQRVLLPEHVVLAALCDRRVAMLVASAGASAASLRRELTQHLAGPREAPTDLATLELSPAANAIVDRAWSRSVSWRGPSPIDLVVVAQSAGERCFAAALLTRACPDLDQASREPPRAPERSNHAGELVEIVLWNDDVTRMEAVERLLVDCFGMDEVEATHFMLTVHLAGSAAAGPYPPDVAAGLLARATQVARERGMPIRITLGPAAEEMGFTWATEPARAEEARGGELRAPQSS
- a CDS encoding cupin domain-containing protein, whose protein sequence is MSIIQPCFDRSVVVRGADAEIVGSPAARIQLLADSSATGGALSTVRVTLAKDADGARPHRHDGSAEMFYVLDGAVQVLSGSDVVTAEKGDLLVVPPRVAHAFAAARGKGAELLVVITPGVERFDYFRKLTRIARGEEPPETLRDVQELYDTYFLSSPEWEAARR